Proteins from a single region of Synechococcus sp. WH 8109:
- a CDS encoding DNA-directed RNA polymerase subunit beta', protein MTSSSKSRKSKSSKASKAAKEAPVSASRPLSKTPPPFRNQVIDKRALKQLVAWSYKNHGTAVTSSMADNLKDLGFKYATQAAVSISVDDLKVPEAKKDLLGQAEEQITATEERYRLGEITEVERHTKVIDTWTETNERLVDAVKKNFDENAPLNSVWMMANSGARGNMSQVRQLVGMRGLMANPQGEIIDLPIRTNFREGLTVTEYVISSYGARKGLVDTALRTADSGYLTRRLVDVAQDVIVREDDCGTTRHIVVDAEDGKFGSRLVGRLTAAQVVNADGEVLAERDTEIDPPLSKSFEAAGVKAVSVRSPLTCEANRSVCRKCYGWALAHNELVDLGEAVGIIAAQSIGEPGTQLTMRTFHTGGVSTAETGVVRSKVAGTVEFGSKARVRPYRTPHGVNAQQAEVDFNLTIKPSGKGKAQKIEITNGSLLFVDNGADIDADVTVAQIAAGAVKKSVEKATKDVICDLAGQVRYEEAIQPREVTDRQGNITLKAQRLGRMWVLSGDVYNLPPNAQPVVGSETQVTEGQVLAEASQRSEYGGEVRLRDSIGDSREVQIVTTAMTLKDFKLLEESTHSGEIWNLEAKDGTRYRLNTIPGSKIGSGEVIAELADDRFRTGTGGLVKFAPGLAIKKARSAKNGYEVNKGGTLLWIPQETHEINKDISLLMITDGQWIEAGTEVVKDIFSQTAGIVTVTQKNDILREIIVRSGEFHLCTDAKALERFEGDGQMVNPGEDIAKGLSVDTMKYVQTVETPEGKGLLLRPVEEYTIPNEAQLPELSHVKQANGPHLGIKATQRLAFKDNELIKSVEGVELLKTQLLLETFDTTPQMTVDVEKAPDKRAKTISRLRLVILESILVRRDTMSDSSHGSTHTELQVEDGVSVKAGDVVATTQILCKQAGVAQLPEATEADPVRRMIVERPEDTTTLSTSGKPVVSVGQRIVDGDALADGETSSCCGEIEAVSGNSVTLRLGRPYMVSPDSVLHVRDGDLVQRGDGLALLVFERQKTGDIVQGLPRIEELLEARRPRESAILCKKPGTVEIKQGEDDDSLAVNVIESDDAIGEYPILLGRNIMVSDGQQVTAGELLTDGPINPHELLECYFEDLRSRKPLMEAAQEAIANLQHRLVTEVQNVYKSQGVSIDDKHIEVIVRQMTSKVRVEDAGDTTLLPGELIELRQVEDTNQAMAITGGAPAEFTPVLLGITKASLNTDSFISAASFQETTRVLTEAAIEGKSDWLRGLKENVIIGRLIPAGTGFSGFEEELQKEAGPHPDILSEDPAGYRRMQNLRPDYTVDMPPAASASAVLDDPSDADLEATRTRHNIDPSASNFAAFTRPDADNELKEEQVVDAEAVEGLQEEGLLSDE, encoded by the coding sequence ATGACCTCGTCCTCGAAATCCCGCAAGTCCAAATCCAGCAAAGCCTCCAAGGCCGCCAAAGAGGCTCCCGTGAGCGCATCTCGTCCGCTCTCGAAGACCCCACCGCCGTTCCGCAACCAGGTCATCGACAAGCGGGCCCTCAAGCAGCTCGTCGCCTGGTCCTACAAGAACCACGGCACGGCGGTGACTTCGTCCATGGCCGACAACCTCAAGGATCTCGGCTTCAAGTACGCCACCCAGGCGGCTGTGTCGATCTCCGTCGACGACCTCAAGGTGCCCGAGGCGAAGAAGGATCTGCTGGGTCAGGCCGAGGAACAGATCACCGCCACTGAGGAGCGCTATCGCTTGGGTGAAATCACTGAGGTGGAGCGTCACACCAAGGTGATCGACACCTGGACCGAGACCAACGAGCGTCTGGTGGATGCCGTTAAAAAGAACTTTGACGAGAACGCACCGCTGAACTCGGTGTGGATGATGGCCAACTCCGGCGCCCGGGGAAACATGTCCCAGGTGCGTCAGCTGGTGGGCATGCGCGGCCTGATGGCCAACCCGCAGGGAGAAATCATTGACCTTCCGATCCGCACCAACTTCCGTGAGGGTCTGACGGTCACCGAGTACGTCATCTCCTCCTATGGCGCCCGGAAGGGTCTGGTGGATACGGCGCTGCGCACCGCTGACTCCGGTTACCTCACCCGTCGTCTGGTGGACGTTGCCCAGGATGTGATCGTCCGTGAGGACGACTGCGGCACGACCCGCCACATCGTGGTGGACGCTGAGGACGGCAAATTCGGCAGCCGGCTTGTGGGTCGCTTGACCGCCGCCCAGGTGGTGAATGCCGATGGCGAGGTGCTGGCCGAGCGCGACACCGAAATCGATCCGCCGTTGTCCAAGTCCTTCGAGGCCGCTGGCGTGAAGGCCGTGAGCGTGCGTTCGCCACTCACCTGCGAAGCCAACCGTTCCGTCTGCCGCAAGTGTTACGGCTGGGCACTGGCGCACAACGAACTGGTCGATCTGGGTGAAGCCGTCGGCATCATCGCGGCCCAGTCGATCGGTGAGCCTGGAACCCAGCTCACCATGCGGACTTTCCACACCGGTGGTGTGTCCACCGCTGAAACCGGTGTGGTTCGCTCCAAGGTGGCGGGCACCGTCGAGTTCGGCAGCAAGGCGCGTGTGCGTCCTTACCGCACTCCCCACGGTGTGAACGCCCAACAGGCTGAGGTTGATTTCAACCTCACGATCAAGCCGTCCGGCAAGGGCAAGGCCCAGAAGATCGAGATCACTAACGGCTCCCTGTTGTTCGTTGACAACGGTGCTGACATCGATGCCGACGTCACGGTGGCGCAGATCGCCGCCGGTGCGGTCAAGAAGAGTGTGGAGAAGGCCACCAAGGACGTGATCTGCGACCTGGCCGGCCAGGTGCGTTACGAGGAGGCGATTCAGCCCCGTGAGGTCACCGACCGTCAGGGCAACATCACCCTCAAGGCCCAGCGTCTCGGCCGGATGTGGGTGCTTTCCGGCGACGTCTATAACCTGCCGCCCAACGCTCAGCCCGTGGTCGGCAGTGAGACCCAGGTCACTGAGGGTCAGGTGCTGGCGGAAGCTAGCCAGCGCAGTGAGTACGGCGGTGAAGTGCGCCTGCGAGACTCCATCGGTGATTCCCGTGAGGTGCAGATCGTCACCACGGCGATGACCCTCAAGGACTTCAAACTGCTGGAGGAGTCCACCCACTCCGGTGAGATCTGGAATCTTGAGGCCAAGGACGGTACCCGTTACCGCCTCAACACCATCCCCGGCAGCAAGATCGGTTCCGGCGAGGTCATCGCTGAACTGGCGGATGACCGCTTCCGCACTGGCACCGGTGGTCTGGTGAAGTTCGCCCCTGGTCTGGCGATCAAGAAGGCCCGTTCCGCCAAAAACGGCTACGAGGTCAACAAGGGCGGCACCCTGCTGTGGATCCCCCAGGAGACCCACGAAATCAACAAGGACATCTCCCTGTTGATGATCACCGACGGTCAGTGGATCGAGGCCGGCACCGAGGTTGTGAAAGACATCTTCAGCCAGACCGCGGGCATCGTCACCGTCACCCAGAAGAACGACATCCTGCGCGAAATTATCGTTCGCAGTGGTGAGTTCCACCTCTGCACCGATGCCAAGGCACTGGAGCGTTTCGAGGGTGATGGCCAGATGGTCAACCCCGGTGAGGACATCGCCAAGGGGCTCTCCGTTGACACGATGAAGTACGTGCAGACGGTGGAGACACCCGAAGGCAAGGGGCTGCTGCTGCGTCCGGTTGAGGAGTACACCATTCCCAACGAGGCCCAGCTGCCTGAGCTGTCCCATGTGAAGCAGGCCAATGGCCCTCACCTCGGCATCAAGGCCACCCAGCGTCTGGCTTTCAAGGACAACGAACTGATCAAGTCCGTTGAAGGTGTGGAGCTGCTCAAGACCCAGCTGCTGCTCGAGACCTTCGACACCACCCCGCAGATGACGGTGGATGTGGAGAAGGCTCCCGACAAGCGGGCCAAGACCATTTCCCGTCTGCGCCTCGTGATCCTCGAGTCGATCCTGGTGCGTCGCGACACCATGTCCGACTCCAGCCACGGCTCAACCCACACCGAGCTGCAGGTCGAAGATGGCGTGTCAGTGAAGGCTGGCGATGTCGTCGCCACCACGCAGATCCTTTGTAAGCAGGCCGGTGTGGCCCAGTTGCCTGAAGCCACGGAAGCCGACCCGGTGCGTCGGATGATCGTGGAACGCCCCGAAGACACCACCACCCTGAGCACCTCCGGCAAGCCGGTGGTGAGCGTCGGTCAGCGGATTGTCGATGGCGACGCCCTTGCCGACGGCGAAACCTCCAGCTGCTGTGGTGAGATCGAGGCCGTCAGCGGCAACAGCGTCACCCTGCGTCTGGGACGCCCCTACATGGTGTCTCCCGACTCCGTCTTGCACGTGCGCGATGGAGATCTGGTGCAGCGCGGTGATGGCCTGGCCCTGCTGGTGTTCGAACGCCAGAAGACCGGTGACATCGTTCAGGGTCTGCCCCGAATCGAGGAATTGCTGGAGGCCCGTCGCCCCCGTGAATCCGCGATTCTCTGCAAGAAGCCCGGCACCGTTGAGATCAAGCAGGGTGAAGACGACGATTCCCTCGCCGTCAACGTGATCGAATCCGATGACGCAATCGGTGAATATCCGATCCTGCTCGGCCGCAACATCATGGTGAGCGACGGCCAACAGGTCACCGCTGGTGAACTGCTGACCGATGGCCCGATCAACCCCCACGAGTTGCTCGAGTGCTACTTCGAAGATCTGCGCAGCCGCAAACCCCTGATGGAGGCCGCTCAGGAGGCAATCGCCAACCTGCAGCACCGTCTGGTGACTGAGGTTCAGAACGTCTACAAGTCCCAGGGCGTTTCGATTGACGACAAGCACATCGAGGTGATCGTCCGTCAGATGACCAGCAAGGTGCGGGTCGAAGATGCCGGTGACACCACCCTGTTGCCGGGTGAGCTGATCGAACTGCGTCAGGTGGAAGACACCAACCAGGCCATGGCGATCACCGGTGGTGCTCCCGCCGAGTTCACCCCCGTTCTGCTGGGTATCACCAAGGCGTCGCTCAACACCGACAGCTTCATCTCCGCTGCCTCCTTCCAGGAGACGACCCGGGTGCTCACTGAAGCTGCCATCGAGGGCAAGAGCGATTGGCTGCGCGGTCTCAAGGAGAACGTGATCATCGGTCGCCTGATTCCTGCAGGTACCGGCTTTAGCGGCTTCGAAGAAGAGCTGCAGAAGGAGGCTGGCCCCCACCCGGACATCCTGTCGGAGGATCCGGCCGGCTACCGCCGCATGCAAAACCTGCGTCCCGACTACACCGTCGACATGCCCCCTGCGGCCAGCGCCAGTGCAGTGCTGGATGACCCCAGTGACGCCGACCTCGAGGCCACCCGCACCCGCCACAACATCGACCCCTCGGCGAGCAACTTCGCCGCATTCACCCGTCCGGACGCCGACAATGAGCTGAAGGAAGAGCAGGTGGTCGATGCTGAAGCCGTTGAGGGCCTTCAGGAAGAGGGCCTGCTCTCTGACGAATGA
- a CDS encoding DNA-directed RNA polymerase subunit gamma — MTNSNLRTENHFDYVKITLASPDRVMEWGQRTLPNGQVVGEVTKPETINYRTLKPEMDGLFCEKIFGPSKDWECHCGKYKRVRHRGIVCERCGVEVTESRVRRHRMGFIKLAAPVSHVWYLKGIPSYVAILLDMPLRDVEQIVYFNCYVVLDPGDHKDLKYKQLLTEDEWLEIEDEIYAEDSEIENEPVVGIGAEALKQLLEDLTLDEVAEQLREEINGSKGQKRAKLIKRLRVIDNFIATNARPEWMVLDVIPVIPPDLRPMVQLDGGRFATSDLNDLYRRVINRNNRLARLQEILAPEIIVRNEKRMLQEAVDALIDNGRRGRTVVGANNRPLKSLSDIIEGKQGRFRQNLLGKRVDYSGRSVIVVGPKLKMHQCGLPKEMAIELFQPFVIHRLIRQNIVNNIKAAKKLIQRADDEVMQVLQEVIDGHPILLNRAPTLHRLGIQAFEPKLVDGRAIQLHPLVCPAFNADFDGDQMAVHVPLAIEAQTEARMLMLASNNILSPATGEPIITPSQDMVLGSYYLTALQPGASKPDFGDRSCTFAGLEDVIHAFEDNRIGLHDWVWVRFNGEVQDDEELDAPSKSESLSDGTRIEEWSYRRDRFDEDGALISRYILTTVGRVVMNHTIIDAVAAA; from the coding sequence ATGACCAACAGCAACCTCCGCACCGAGAACCACTTCGATTACGTCAAGATCACCCTCGCATCACCCGATCGGGTGATGGAGTGGGGACAGCGCACCCTGCCAAACGGCCAGGTTGTCGGTGAGGTCACCAAGCCGGAGACCATCAACTACCGCACCCTCAAGCCCGAGATGGACGGGCTGTTCTGCGAAAAGATCTTTGGCCCCTCTAAAGACTGGGAATGCCATTGCGGCAAGTACAAACGGGTGCGTCACCGGGGCATCGTTTGTGAACGCTGTGGTGTGGAGGTCACCGAGAGCCGTGTGCGTCGTCACCGCATGGGCTTCATCAAGCTGGCGGCCCCCGTCTCCCATGTCTGGTACCTGAAAGGGATCCCCAGCTATGTGGCCATCTTGCTGGACATGCCCCTGCGGGATGTCGAGCAGATCGTCTACTTCAACTGCTACGTGGTGCTGGATCCCGGCGACCATAAGGACCTGAAGTACAAGCAGCTGCTCACGGAAGACGAGTGGCTGGAAATTGAAGACGAGATCTATGCCGAAGATTCCGAGATCGAGAACGAGCCCGTGGTGGGCATAGGTGCTGAGGCCCTCAAGCAACTGCTGGAAGACCTCACCCTCGATGAAGTGGCTGAACAGCTGCGGGAAGAGATCAACGGCAGCAAAGGTCAGAAGCGCGCCAAGTTGATCAAGCGTCTGCGCGTGATCGACAACTTCATCGCCACCAACGCCCGTCCCGAGTGGATGGTGCTGGATGTGATCCCGGTGATTCCGCCCGATTTGCGTCCGATGGTGCAGCTCGACGGTGGTCGCTTTGCCACCAGCGATCTCAACGATCTCTACCGGCGGGTGATCAACCGCAACAATCGTCTGGCGAGGCTCCAGGAAATCCTGGCCCCTGAAATCATCGTCCGCAACGAGAAGCGGATGCTCCAGGAGGCCGTCGATGCCCTTATCGACAACGGTCGTCGCGGTCGCACCGTGGTGGGTGCCAACAATCGTCCGCTCAAGTCACTGAGCGACATCATTGAAGGCAAGCAGGGCCGCTTCCGTCAGAACCTCCTGGGTAAGCGGGTCGACTACTCCGGTCGTTCAGTGATCGTGGTGGGTCCGAAACTGAAGATGCACCAGTGCGGTCTGCCCAAGGAGATGGCGATCGAGCTGTTCCAGCCCTTCGTGATCCACCGTTTGATCCGCCAGAACATCGTTAACAACATCAAGGCGGCCAAGAAGCTGATTCAGCGGGCCGACGATGAAGTGATGCAGGTGCTGCAAGAGGTGATCGACGGTCACCCGATCCTGCTGAACCGTGCTCCAACCCTGCACCGTCTCGGCATTCAGGCCTTCGAACCCAAGCTGGTTGATGGCCGCGCCATTCAGCTGCACCCCCTCGTCTGCCCAGCCTTCAACGCTGACTTTGACGGTGACCAGATGGCCGTCCACGTGCCTCTGGCCATCGAGGCGCAGACCGAGGCCCGCATGCTGATGCTGGCCAGCAACAACATCCTGTCGCCTGCGACCGGTGAGCCGATCATCACCCCGTCCCAGGACATGGTGCTTGGTTCCTACTACCTGACGGCGCTTCAACCCGGTGCTTCCAAGCCCGACTTCGGCGATCGCAGCTGCACTTTTGCGGGTCTAGAGGATGTCATCCATGCCTTCGAAGACAACCGGATCGGTCTGCACGACTGGGTGTGGGTTCGCTTCAACGGTGAAGTTCAGGACGATGAAGAGCTGGATGCGCCCAGCAAGAGCGAATCCCTCAGCGATGGCACGCGTATCGAAGAGTGGAGCTATCGCCGCGACCGTTTTGATGAAGACGGTGCCCTGATCAGTCGCTACATCCTCACCACCGTGGGCCGTGTGGTGATGAATCACACGATCATCGACGCGGTGGCCGCCGCCTGA
- the rpoB gene encoding DNA-directed RNA polymerase subunit beta, whose product MSSSAIQVAKTATYLPDLVEVQRASFKWFLDQGLIEELESFSPITDYTGKLELHFIGSEYRLKRPRHDVEEAKRRDATFASQMYVTCRLVNKETGEIKEQEVFIGELPLMTERGTFIINGAERVIVNQIVRSPGVYFKDEMDKNGRRTYNASVIPNRGAWLKFETDKNDLLHVRVDKTRKINAHVLMRAMGLSDNDVLDKLRHPEFYKKSIDAANDEGISSEDQALLELYKKLRPGEPPSVSGGQQLLQTRFFDPKRYDLGRVGRYKINKKLRLTIPDTVRTLTHEDVLSTLDYLINLELDVGGASLDDIDHLGNRRVRSVGELLQNQVRVGLNRLERIIKERMTVGETDSLTPAQLVNPKPLVAAIKEFFGSSQLSQFMDQTNPLAELTHKRRISALGPGGLTRERAGFAVRDIHPSHYGRLCPIETPEGPNAGLINSLATHARVNEYGFIETPFWKVENGVVLKDGDPIYLSADREDEVRVAPGDVATDDDGRISADLIPVRYRQDFEKVPPEQVDYVALSPVQVISVATSLIPFLEHDDANRALMGSNMQRQAVPLLRPERALVGTGLETQVARDSGMVPISRVNGTVTYVDANAIVVQDEDGNDHTHFLQKYQRSNQDTCLNQRPIVRCGDPVIVGQVMADGSACEGGEIALGQNVLIAYMPWEGYNYEDALLVSERLVTEDLYTSVHIEKYEIEARQTKLGPEEITREIPNVAEESLGNLDEMGIIRVGAFVESGDILVGKVTPKGESDQPPEEKLLRAIFGEKARDVRDNSLRVPGTERGRVVDVRIYTGEQGDELPPGANMVVRVYVAQRRKIQVGDKMAGRHGNKGIISRILPREDMPYLPDGTPVDIVLNPLGVPSRMNVGQVFELLMGWAASNLDCRVRIVPFDEMHGAEKSQQTVETFLKEAAKQPGKGWVYDPEDPGKLQLRDGRTGLPFDQPVAVGYSHFLKLVHLVDDKIHARSTGPYSLVTQQPLGGKAQQGGQRLGEMEVWALEAYGAAYTLQELLTVKSDDMQGRNEALNAIVKGKPIPRPGTPESFKVLMRELQSLGLDIAVYTDEGKEVDLMQDVNPRRSTPSRPTYESLGVADYDED is encoded by the coding sequence ATGAGCAGCAGCGCGATTCAGGTCGCCAAGACCGCCACCTACCTCCCTGATCTGGTGGAGGTGCAGCGGGCCAGCTTTAAGTGGTTTTTGGATCAAGGTCTGATCGAGGAGCTGGAAAGCTTCTCTCCGATCACGGATTACACCGGCAAGCTGGAGCTGCACTTCATCGGTAGCGAGTACCGCCTGAAGCGCCCCCGCCATGATGTGGAAGAGGCCAAGCGCCGCGATGCGACCTTCGCGTCACAGATGTATGTGACCTGCCGCCTGGTCAACAAGGAGACCGGTGAGATCAAGGAGCAGGAGGTCTTCATCGGCGAGCTGCCGCTGATGACCGAGCGCGGCACGTTCATCATCAACGGCGCTGAGCGCGTGATTGTGAACCAGATCGTGCGCAGCCCCGGTGTCTATTTCAAGGACGAAATGGACAAGAACGGCCGGCGCACCTACAACGCCAGCGTCATCCCCAACCGGGGTGCCTGGCTGAAGTTTGAGACGGATAAGAACGACTTGCTCCACGTTCGTGTTGACAAGACCCGCAAGATCAACGCGCACGTGCTCATGCGTGCCATGGGTCTTTCAGACAACGATGTGCTCGACAAGCTGCGTCACCCCGAGTTCTACAAGAAGTCGATTGATGCCGCCAACGACGAGGGCATCAGTTCAGAAGACCAAGCGCTGCTTGAGCTCTACAAGAAACTGCGCCCGGGTGAACCCCCCTCTGTAAGTGGTGGTCAGCAGCTGCTGCAGACCCGTTTCTTTGATCCCAAGCGCTACGACCTCGGTCGGGTCGGCCGCTACAAGATCAACAAGAAGCTGCGCCTCACCATCCCCGACACGGTGCGCACCCTCACCCATGAGGACGTGCTCTCCACGCTCGATTACCTGATCAACCTGGAACTGGATGTCGGTGGCGCCAGCCTCGATGACATCGACCACCTCGGCAACCGCCGCGTGCGTTCCGTGGGCGAACTCCTGCAGAACCAGGTTCGGGTGGGTCTGAACCGTCTTGAGCGAATCATCAAGGAACGGATGACCGTCGGCGAAACCGATTCGCTTACCCCAGCCCAGTTGGTGAACCCCAAGCCGCTGGTGGCGGCGATCAAGGAGTTCTTCGGCTCTAGCCAGCTGAGCCAGTTCATGGACCAGACCAACCCTCTGGCTGAGCTCACCCACAAGCGCCGCATCTCGGCCCTTGGACCCGGCGGTCTCACCCGTGAGCGTGCCGGCTTCGCCGTCCGCGACATTCACCCCTCCCACTACGGCCGTCTCTGCCCGATTGAGACGCCGGAAGGCCCTAACGCCGGTCTGATCAACTCCCTGGCCACCCACGCCCGGGTCAATGAGTACGGATTCATTGAAACGCCGTTCTGGAAGGTGGAGAACGGTGTCGTTCTGAAGGATGGCGATCCGATCTACCTGTCTGCAGACCGGGAAGACGAAGTACGCGTCGCCCCTGGTGACGTGGCCACCGACGACGACGGCCGGATCTCGGCGGATCTGATTCCTGTGCGTTACCGCCAGGACTTCGAGAAGGTCCCCCCTGAGCAGGTCGACTACGTCGCCCTGTCACCGGTCCAGGTGATCTCCGTGGCAACGTCCCTGATCCCCTTCCTGGAGCACGACGACGCCAACCGCGCTCTGATGGGCTCCAACATGCAGCGTCAGGCTGTTCCATTGCTGCGTCCTGAACGTGCCCTGGTGGGCACCGGCCTGGAAACCCAGGTGGCCCGAGACTCCGGCATGGTGCCTATCTCTCGCGTCAATGGCACCGTCACCTATGTGGATGCCAACGCCATCGTTGTGCAGGACGAGGACGGCAACGACCACACCCATTTCCTGCAGAAATATCAGCGCTCCAACCAGGACACTTGCTTGAACCAGCGCCCAATCGTCCGCTGCGGCGATCCGGTGATCGTCGGTCAGGTGATGGCGGATGGCTCGGCCTGTGAAGGCGGTGAGATTGCCCTGGGTCAGAACGTTCTGATCGCCTACATGCCCTGGGAGGGTTACAACTACGAGGACGCGCTGCTGGTCAGTGAGCGTCTTGTCACCGAGGACCTCTACACCTCTGTTCACATCGAGAAGTACGAGATCGAAGCGCGTCAGACCAAGCTCGGACCTGAGGAGATCACCCGCGAAATTCCCAACGTCGCTGAGGAAAGCCTTGGCAACCTCGACGAGATGGGCATCATCCGCGTGGGCGCTTTCGTTGAAAGCGGCGACATCCTCGTGGGCAAGGTGACGCCCAAGGGTGAATCCGATCAGCCGCCGGAAGAGAAGCTGCTGCGCGCGATCTTCGGTGAGAAGGCGCGCGATGTGCGCGACAACTCCCTGCGGGTGCCCGGCACCGAGCGTGGCCGCGTTGTGGATGTGCGCATCTATACCGGTGAACAGGGTGATGAGCTGCCCCCCGGCGCCAACATGGTGGTGCGGGTTTATGTGGCCCAGCGCCGCAAGATCCAGGTCGGCGACAAGATGGCCGGCCGCCACGGCAACAAGGGCATCATCAGCCGCATCCTTCCCCGGGAGGACATGCCCTATCTGCCCGACGGCACTCCGGTCGACATCGTGCTCAACCCCCTGGGTGTGCCGAGCCGGATGAATGTGGGTCAGGTGTTCGAGCTGCTGATGGGTTGGGCAGCGTCCAACCTGGATTGCCGCGTGCGCATTGTTCCCTTCGATGAGATGCACGGTGCTGAGAAGTCCCAGCAGACCGTCGAGACCTTCCTCAAGGAAGCCGCCAAGCAGCCCGGGAAGGGGTGGGTGTACGACCCTGAGGATCCCGGCAAGCTGCAGCTGCGGGATGGCCGCACAGGTCTGCCCTTCGACCAGCCAGTGGCCGTGGGCTACTCCCATTTCCTCAAGCTGGTTCACCTGGTGGACGACAAGATTCACGCCCGTTCCACCGGTCCCTACTCCCTTGTTACCCAGCAGCCCCTGGGCGGTAAGGCACAACAAGGTGGTCAGCGTCTGGGTGAGATGGAGGTGTGGGCACTCGAGGCCTATGGCGCCGCTTACACCCTGCAGGAACTGCTTACTGTCAAGTCCGACGACATGCAGGGCCGCAACGAGGCCCTCAACGCCATCGTCAAGGGCAAGCCGATTCCCCGCCCGGGTACACCGGAATCCTTCAAAGTGCTGATGCGCGAGCTTCAGTCCCTGGGTCTGGACATCGCCGTCTACACCGACGAAGGCAAGGAAGTGGATCTGATGCAGGACGTGAACCCACGTCGCAGCACCCCCAGCAGGCCCACCTACGAATCCCTCGGCGTCGCGGATTACGACGAGGACTGA
- a CDS encoding TatD family hydrolase encodes MSPTPTLIDSHCHIVFRNFDDDLDEVALRWREAGVGALLHACVEPSEIPAIRALADRFPEMRYSVGVHPLDTEHWRDDTVAVLRRAALEDDRVVAIGELGLDLFRDKNLEEQLAVLRPQLDLAVELNLPVIIHCRDAAEPMLEELRARKAQGWCPGGVMHCWGGTPAEMHQFLDLGFYISFSGTVTFPKAEPTHDCARQVPEDRFLVETDCPFLAPVPRRGKRNEPAFVASVATRVAELRGVDLDSVACSSTANARRLFGLP; translated from the coding sequence GTGTCCCCCACCCCGACGTTGATTGACAGCCACTGTCACATCGTCTTCCGCAACTTTGACGACGACCTCGATGAGGTGGCCTTACGTTGGCGTGAGGCTGGGGTCGGTGCTCTGCTGCACGCCTGCGTCGAACCCTCCGAAATTCCGGCGATCCGTGCCCTGGCAGATCGGTTCCCGGAGATGCGTTATTCCGTCGGCGTCCATCCACTGGACACCGAGCATTGGCGAGATGACACGGTGGCGGTGTTGCGCCGGGCTGCTCTGGAAGACGATCGGGTGGTCGCCATCGGCGAACTCGGTCTCGATCTCTTCCGGGACAAGAATCTCGAGGAGCAGCTTGCTGTGTTGCGTCCTCAATTGGACCTGGCGGTGGAGTTGAATCTCCCGGTGATCATTCACTGCCGGGATGCTGCCGAGCCGATGCTGGAGGAACTGCGGGCCCGCAAGGCGCAGGGCTGGTGCCCCGGAGGAGTGATGCATTGCTGGGGCGGCACCCCCGCTGAAATGCACCAGTTCCTGGACCTCGGCTTTTACATCAGCTTCAGCGGCACCGTCACCTTCCCCAAGGCGGAGCCCACCCACGACTGCGCCCGTCAGGTGCCGGAGGATCGTTTCCTGGTGGAAACCGATTGCCCTTTCCTGGCCCCTGTGCCCCGCCGGGGCAAGCGCAACGAGCCGGCCTTCGTGGCATCCGTTGCCACGCGGGTGGCCGAGCTCCGCGGCGTGGATCTCGACAGCGTGGCCTGCAGCAGCACCGCCAACGCCCGGCGTTTGTTTGGACTCCCTTAA
- the rpsT gene encoding 30S ribosomal protein S20 — MANNKSAKKRIEIAERNRLRNRTYKSSMRTLMKRCFAACDTYSVTPGDEAKSSVESSMRAAFSKIDKAVKVGVLHRNNGANQKSRLSAAVRKVLEPAS; from the coding sequence GTGGCAAATAACAAGTCAGCCAAGAAGCGGATTGAGATTGCTGAGCGCAACCGTCTGCGCAACCGCACCTACAAGTCGTCGATGCGCACTCTGATGAAGCGCTGCTTTGCCGCCTGTGACACCTACAGCGTTACACCCGGTGATGAAGCCAAGTCCAGCGTGGAGTCCTCCATGCGTGCCGCCTTCAGCAAGATCGACAAGGCCGTGAAAGTGGGTGTGCTGCACCGCAACAACGGCGCCAACCAGAAGTCCCGCCTCAGTGCGGCCGTGCGCAAGGTGCTCGAGCCCGCCAGCTGA